One window of Metopolophium dirhodum isolate CAU chromosome 3, ASM1992520v1, whole genome shotgun sequence genomic DNA carries:
- the LOC132940552 gene encoding failed axon connections, with amino-acid sequence MTTATTEETKNVPQDVKEPAKDGADTIAETNNKQTENNDKKPAVAEKDDKVATPAAPVEPPQPKFTVKKQNFDKDVVYLYQFSRTPVIPSMSPYCLKVETWLRLAGLKYENVDHKMKHRSKKGQLPFIELNGEEIADSTLIIKELSQKFGKDIDAALSQDQRNISHAMVSMIENKLVWVITWWKTKTPENVIKGYKVNLQHALGTWVPNGVLNFLFKHSYSRKGLKKVKAQGIGVHKPEEILEFGQNDLKVLSDVLGDKLYFFGNEPSILDVVAFANLAQLFFLDKDVECQLRDYLVDNFGNLVEHTNRIKERCFPDWEDMCKNLDLNSHLPKPPPVEEKPKEDGDKKAAENKNTEKEAKEPSDEKGDGKKEGEKEPEDK; translated from the exons ATGACTACGGCCACTACGGAAGAGACGAAGAATGTCCCGCAGGACGTCAAAGAACCGGCAAAGGACGGCGCTGACACCATAGCCGAGACCAACAACAAACAGACGGAGAACAACGACAAGAAACCGGCGGTGGCGGAGAAGGACGACAAGGTAGCGACGCCCGCCGCTCCTGTTGAACCACCGCAGCCAAAGTTCACCGTGAAGAAGCAGAACTTCGATAAGGACGTCGTGTACCTGTACCAGTTCTCGCGCACGCCCGTCATCCCGTCCATGTCACCGTACTGCCTCAAGGTGGAGACATGGCTCAGGCTGGCTGGACTCAAATACGAG aatGTTGACCATAAAATGAAGCACCGTTCCAAAAAAGGACAACTACCATTTATTGAATTGAATGGTGAAGAAATTGCTGATAGTACTCTAATTATTAAAGAGCTTAGTCAGAAATTTGGCAAAGATATTGATGCCGCTTTGAGCCAAGATCAACGTAACATATCACATGCTATGGTATCGATGATTGAGAATAAACTTGTTTG gGTGATAACATGGTGGAAGACAAAAACTCCAGAAAATGTTATCAAAGGATACAAAGTGAACTTGCAACATGCACTTGGTACATGGGTTCCAAATGGAGTTCTTAATTTCTTGTTCAAGCACAGTTATAGCCGAAAG ggattaaaaaaagttaaagctCAAGGAATTGGAGTTCATAAGCCCGAAGAGATTTTGGAATTTGGACAAAATGATCTTAAAGTTTTATCTGATGTTCTAGGCGACAAATTGTATTTCTTTGGAAATGAACCCTCAATT CTGGACGTAGTGGCTTTTGCAAACTTGGCACAATTGTTCTTTTTAGACAAAGATGTTGAATGCCAATTACGAGACTATTTAGTGGACAATTTTGGAAATTTAGTGGAGCACACAAACCGCATAAAGGAAAGGTGTTTCCCTGACTGGGAAGACATGTGTAAGAATCTAGACTTGAACAGCCACTTGCCAAAACCACCGCCAGTTGAAGAAAAGCCTAAGGAAGATGGAGACAAGAAGGCCGCAGAGaacaaaaatactgaaaaagAAGCTAAGGAACCATCTGATGAAAAA ggtGATGGAAAAAAGGAAGGAGAGAAAGAACCAGAAGACAAATGA